From Algoriphagus sp. NG3, the proteins below share one genomic window:
- a CDS encoding gliding motility-associated C-terminal domain-containing protein, with amino-acid sequence MSNIFRDKQPMAFVLVVIGLLMCFHSQAQTIIRVAPNGTGNGSSWAAASSIESAVENSSSNTEIWLRAGVYLLDQEIELNNLGRSGLAFYGGFSGNENTRNQRDFDVNKSILDGQNSTRILHIPEDDFTIDGVTLRNGFIGLEGPDDFNKGGGAIYIFNGNNTVIRNCTFLNNISEGDRGAGAVYNRHGDNTLIENCLFESNRFHNPPENSNGGGAVFNWTNGLIIRNTVFRGNSSVRSGGALYSWRPMSIENCVFENNRSDETGGAIRNHSGSTLTVTSSLFDNNSAAELGGAIYNNNSELMLSNVTFVNNRNTAIVFNFGATSSTIFNSIFLNNEGAGTLNADIAPASRTTDLSDLNVRYNSLQDYTEGQNNLLGVDPLFVDPSAGDYRLRNASPAVDAGVNGLFNQVSSTTAAASTDLDGEARVFNSIIDLGAYENTAPVEAPIPPTCTTITSPSDNSADVDLSPTITWQAASGAEGYYLSLGTSSGGTQILDGEEVTGTSYTLSETLEENTIYFITVIPFNEAGEAAGCDEYSFTTETLPSPPDCATIIFPSDNAENVGLNPAITWQAASGAEGYYLSVGTSSGGAQILDREEVIGTSYTLSETLEENTTYFITVIPFNEAGEAAGCDEYSFTTETLLSPPDCATITFPSDNAENVGLNPTITWQGASGAEGYYLSLGTSSGGTQILNQEEVTGTSYELTEELEENTTYFITVIPFNEAGEAAGCDEFSFTTETLLSPPDCTTITSPSNGSTDINLHPTITWQAASGAEGYYLSVGTSSGGREILDGEEVTGTSYSLSETLEENTTYFITVIPFNEVGEAEGCDEFSFTTETLLSPPDCATITSPSKEATDINLNPTIVWQAANGAEGYYLSLGTSSGGTQILNQEEVTGTSYELTEELEENTTYFITVIPFNEVGEAEGCAEVSFTTASMEEPTLPSCTAIIAPSNESTDVNLNPTITWQAASGAEGYYLSLGTSSGGTQILDREEVTGTSYGLTETLEENTTYFITVIPFNEVGEAAGCAEVSFTTASMEETTLPSCTTITSPSDNAADVDLTPTITWQAASGADGYYLSLGTSSGGTEILDGEEVAGTSYELTEELEENTNYFITVIPFNEAGEAEGCAEISFTTAFMEEPILPSCTAITFPTNEATDISLNPTITWQAASGAEGYYLSLGTSSGGTQILDREEVAGTSYAVTETLEENTTYYITVIPFNEVGEAAGCAEVSFTTASMEETTLPSCTTITSPSNGSTDINLNPTITWQAASGADGYYLSLGTSSGGTQILDGEEVTGTSYELTEELEENTNYFITVIPFNEAGEAEGCAEISFTTASMEEPTLPSCTTITSPSNEATDVDLTPTIIWQPASGADGYYLSLGTSSGGTQILDREEVTGTSYVLTETLEESTTYFITVIPFNEAGEATGCDEFSFSTETLLSPPDCTTITSPSNGSTDISLNPTITWQAASGTEGYYVSLGTSSGGTQILDREEVIGTSYELTEKLEENTTYFITVIPFNEAGEAEGCSESSFSTASTDEPTLPSCTVISYPKDGAENISLNPTFLWEDVAEATWYYVSIGTSLGVSNILENQLVIGNSYTIETSLEENQQYFLSVIPFSPVGDAVGCSEISFMTRSSQGDFKTKYGISPNGDGINDFWSIEGIENYPQNHVIVYSRWGDKVFETENYDNQSNVFDGTANRLTQLGGSQLPSGTYFFETLLQEGNRQISVKGFIIIKR; translated from the coding sequence ATGAGTAATATTTTTAGGGACAAACAACCAATGGCTTTTGTGCTTGTTGTAATAGGATTACTGATGTGCTTTCATTCCCAAGCTCAGACTATAATCCGAGTTGCCCCAAATGGAACAGGAAACGGTTCAAGCTGGGCAGCAGCAAGCAGTATAGAAAGTGCGGTCGAAAATTCATCCTCTAATACCGAAATCTGGCTCAGAGCGGGAGTTTATTTGCTTGACCAGGAAATAGAACTTAACAATTTAGGGAGATCAGGCCTGGCATTTTATGGAGGTTTCTCCGGCAATGAGAACACTCGTAATCAGCGGGATTTCGATGTAAATAAAAGCATCCTCGATGGTCAAAATAGTACGAGAATATTGCATATCCCGGAAGATGATTTCACAATTGACGGAGTTACGTTGAGAAATGGGTTTATAGGATTAGAAGGCCCTGATGATTTCAATAAGGGAGGTGGCGCCATTTATATTTTCAATGGAAACAATACCGTAATTAGAAACTGCACTTTTCTTAATAATATCAGTGAAGGAGATCGGGGAGCGGGGGCGGTTTATAATAGACATGGAGATAACACGCTCATAGAGAATTGTTTATTCGAAAGTAACCGTTTTCACAACCCTCCTGAAAATTCAAATGGTGGAGGGGCAGTATTTAATTGGACAAATGGTCTAATTATAAGAAACACTGTTTTCAGGGGCAATTCATCGGTGAGATCTGGAGGGGCTCTGTATTCATGGCGTCCAATGAGCATAGAAAACTGTGTATTTGAAAACAACAGAAGTGATGAAACCGGTGGAGCTATCCGTAACCATTCAGGTTCCACGCTAACTGTCACCAGCTCGCTCTTTGACAATAACAGCGCCGCAGAGCTCGGAGGTGCGATATATAATAACAATAGTGAGTTGATGCTATCAAATGTCACATTTGTAAACAATCGAAATACTGCAATTGTATTTAATTTTGGGGCAACGTCAAGCACTATCTTTAATAGTATATTTTTAAATAACGAGGGGGCGGGGACATTAAATGCTGACATAGCCCCAGCCTCTAGGACTACGGATTTATCAGATTTGAATGTCAGATATAATAGTTTACAAGATTATACTGAAGGACAAAACAACCTGCTTGGCGTTGATCCTTTATTTGTGGATCCCTCGGCAGGTGACTACCGTCTTCGCAACGCAAGCCCTGCCGTAGATGCGGGTGTAAACGGGCTTTTCAATCAGGTATCTTCTACAACGGCAGCAGCTTCCACTGATTTGGATGGAGAAGCACGTGTTTTCAACAGTATAATTGATCTTGGTGCTTACGAGAATACCGCTCCTGTAGAAGCTCCTATCCCTCCAACCTGCACTACCATCACATCTCCCTCTGACAATTCCGCGGACGTTGATCTGTCCCCGACAATCACTTGGCAGGCTGCAAGCGGTGCGGAGGGTTACTACCTGTCGCTGGGCACAAGTTCAGGGGGAACGCAGATTCTGGATGGGGAAGAAGTTACAGGGACAAGCTATACGTTGTCTGAAACTTTGGAAGAAAACACCATCTACTTTATCACGGTGATCCCATTCAATGAGGCCGGTGAGGCAGCCGGATGTGATGAGTATAGCTTTACTACTGAAACCCTTCCTTCTCCACCTGATTGCGCCACTATCATCTTTCCTTCTGACAATGCAGAAAATGTTGGTTTAAATCCTGCAATCACTTGGCAGGCTGCAAGCGGTGCGGAGGGCTACTACCTGTCTGTGGGCACAAGCTCAGGCGGAGCACAGATTCTGGATCGGGAAGAAGTAATAGGGACAAGCTATACGTTGTCAGAAACTTTAGAAGAAAACACCACCTACTTTATCACGGTGATCCCTTTCAACGAAGCCGGTGAGGCAGCCGGATGTGATGAGTATAGCTTTACTACTGAAACCCTTCTTTCCCCACCTGATTGCGCCACTATCACCTTTCCTTCTGACAATGCAGAAAATGTTGGTTTAAATCCTACAATCACCTGGCAGGGGGCAAGCGGTGCGGAGGGCTACTACCTTTCGCTGGGTACAAGTTCAGGGGGAACGCAGATTCTGAATCAGGAAGAAGTTACAGGAACTAGCTATGAATTGACCGAAGAGTTGGAGGAAAACACAACCTACTTTATCACGGTGATTCCTTTTAACGAGGCCGGTGAGGCAGCCGGATGTGATGAGTTCAGCTTTACTACTGAAACCCTTCTTTCTCCACCGGATTGCACTACCATCACATCTCCATCCAACGGATCAACAGACATAAATCTCCATCCTACGATTACCTGGCAGGCTGCAAGCGGTGCGGAAGGCTACTACCTGTCGGTGGGCACAAGTTCAGGGGGAAGGGAGATTCTGGATGGGGAAGAAGTTACAGGGACAAGCTATTCGTTGTCAGAAACCTTGGAGGAAAACACCACCTACTTTATCACAGTAATACCATTCAATGAAGTGGGCGAGGCAGAAGGATGTGATGAGTTCAGCTTTACTACTGAAACCCTTCTTTCTCCACCTGATTGCGCAACTATCACATCTCCATCCAAAGAGGCAACAGACATCAATCTTAATCCTACGATTGTCTGGCAAGCTGCAAATGGTGCGGAAGGCTACTACCTGTCGCTGGGCACAAGTTCAGGGGGAACTCAGATTCTGAATCAGGAAGAAGTTACAGGAACTAGCTATGAATTGACCGAAGAGTTGGAGGAAAACACCACCTACTTTATCACAGTAATACCATTCAATGAAGTTGGGGAGGCAGAAGGATGTGCTGAGGTCAGCTTTACTACTGCTTCCATGGAAGAACCTACACTTCCAAGCTGTACTGCCATCATCGCTCCATCCAACGAATCAACAGACGTAAATCTCAATCCTACAATCACCTGGCAAGCTGCAAGCGGTGCGGAAGGCTACTACTTGTCGCTGGGCACAAGTTCAGGGGGAACGCAGATTTTGGATCGGGAAGAAGTTACAGGTACTAGTTATGGATTGACAGAAACCTTGGAGGAAAACACCACCTACTTTATCACGGTGATTCCTTTCAATGAAGTCGGCGAGGCAGCAGGATGTGCTGAGGTCAGCTTTACCACTGCTTCCATGGAAGAAACTACACTTCCGAGTTGCACTACTATTACATCTCCCTCTGACAATGCCGCGGACGTTGATCTGACTCCTACAATCACTTGGCAGGCTGCAAGCGGTGCAGATGGCTACTACCTGTCGCTGGGCACAAGTTCAGGGGGAACGGAGATACTGGATGGGGAAGAAGTTGCAGGAACTAGCTATGAATTGACCGAAGAGTTGGAGGAAAACACTAACTACTTTATCACGGTAATTCCTTTCAATGAGGCAGGCGAGGCAGAAGGATGTGCTGAAATCAGTTTTACCACTGCTTTCATGGAAGAACCTATACTTCCGAGTTGCACTGCCATCACATTTCCAACCAATGAGGCAACAGACATCAGTCTAAATCCTACGATTACCTGGCAGGCAGCAAGCGGTGCGGAGGGCTACTACCTCTCGCTGGGCACCAGTTCAGGAGGAACTCAGATTCTGGATAGGGAAGAAGTTGCAGGAACTAGCTATGCGGTGACAGAAACCTTGGAGGAAAATACCACCTACTACATCACGGTAATCCCATTCAATGAAGTGGGCGAGGCAGCAGGATGTGCTGAGGTCAGCTTTACCACTGCTTCCATGGAAGAAACTACACTTCCGAGTTGCACTACCATCACATCTCCATCCAACGGATCAACAGACATAAATCTCAATCCTACAATCACCTGGCAGGCTGCAAGCGGTGCAGATGGCTACTACCTGTCGCTGGGCACAAGTTCAGGTGGAACTCAGATTCTGGATGGGGAAGAAGTTACAGGAACTAGCTATGAATTGACCGAAGAGTTGGAGGAAAACACTAACTACTTTATAACGGTAATTCCTTTCAATGAGGCAGGCGAGGCAGAAGGATGTGCTGAAATCAGTTTTACCACTGCTTCCATGGAAGAACCTACACTTCCAAGTTGCACTACTATCACATCTCCATCCAACGAGGCAACGGACGTTGATCTGACTCCTACAATTATCTGGCAGCCTGCAAGCGGAGCAGATGGATACTACCTGTCACTGGGTACAAGTTCAGGGGGAACTCAGATTTTGGATCGGGAAGAAGTTACAGGTACTAGCTATGTCTTGACAGAAACCTTGGAAGAAAGCACCACCTACTTTATCACGGTGATTCCTTTCAATGAGGCCGGTGAGGCAACAGGATGTGATGAGTTCAGCTTTTCTACTGAAACCCTTCTTTCTCCACCAGATTGCACTACCATCACATCTCCATCCAACGGATCAACAGACATCAGTTTAAATCCTACGATTACCTGGCAGGCAGCAAGCGGTACGGAGGGCTACTACGTCTCGCTGGGTACAAGTTCAGGGGGAACGCAGATTCTGGATCGGGAAGAAGTTATAGGAACTAGCTATGAATTGACCGAAAAGTTGGAGGAAAATACCACCTACTTTATCACGGTGATTCCTTTCAATGAGGCCGGTGAGGCAGAAGGATGTAGCGAGAGTAGCTTCTCCACTGCTTCGACGGATGAACCTACACTTCCGAGTTGCACTGTCATTAGCTATCCAAAAGACGGGGCAGAAAATATTTCTCTAAACCCTACCTTTTTGTGGGAAGATGTAGCAGAAGCAACTTGGTACTATGTGTCCATCGGCACATCTCTGGGAGTAAGTAATATTCTTGAAAATCAACTAGTAATCGGTAACTCTTATACGATCGAAACAAGTTTGGAAGAGAATCAGCAATATTTCCTGTCTGTAATTCCTTTCAGTCCAGTCGGTGACGCAGTTGGGTGTTCAGAAATTAGTTTTATGACCCGTAGCAGTCAGGGGGATTTCAAAACGAAGTATGGTATATCGCCAAATGGGGACGGAATAAATGATTTTTGGTCTATTGAAGGGATAGAAAATTATCCGCAAAACCATGTGATAGTATATAGTCGATGGGGAGATAAAGTTTTTGAAACTGAGAATTATGACAATCAGTCAAATGTATTTGACGGAACTGCAAATAGATTGACCCAGCTTGGTGGTTCACAATTGCCCTCCGGTACATACTTCTTTGAAACCCTTCTTCAGGAAGGGAACCGTCAGATAAGTGTAAAAGGATTCATAATTATAAAGAGATAA